A single window of Gymnogyps californianus isolate 813 chromosome 16, ASM1813914v2, whole genome shotgun sequence DNA harbors:
- the ORAI1 gene encoding calcium release-activated calcium channel protein 1 isoform X1, with the protein MSLNEHSMQALSWRKLYLSRAKLKASSRTSALLSGFAMVAMVEVQLDTEHDYPQGLLIAFSACTTVLVAVHLFALMISTCILPNIEAVSNVHNLNSVKESPHERMHRHIELAWAFSTVIGTLLFLAEVVLLCWVKFLPLKKKTDNALQSNSSTITSGQAAAIASTSIMVPFGLIFIVFAVHFYRSLVSHKTDRQFQELNELAEFARLQDQLDHRGDTISSAVTHFA; encoded by the exons ATGAGCCTGAACGAGCACTCGATGCAGGCGCTGTCCTGGCGGAAGCTCTACCTGAGCCGCGCCAAGCTGAAAGCCTCCAGCCGCACCTCCGCGCTGCTCTCCGGCTTCGCCATG gtGGCGATGGTAGAAGTTCAGCTAGACACAGAACATGACTACCCTCAAGGTCTCTTGATAGCCTTCAGTGCCTGTACTACTGTCCTTGTTGCAGTTCACCTTTTTGCACTCATGATAAGTACCTGCATTCTTCCAAATATAGAGGCTGTTAGCAATGTGCATAATCTCAACTCTGTAAAGGAATCTCCTCATGAGCGTATGCATCGGCACATTGAGCTTGCGTGGGCATTTTCTACTGTCATTGGGACTTTGCTCTTTCTTGCAGAGGTGGTGCTGCTGTGTTGGGTGAAgtttcttcctttaaagaagaaaactgataaTGCGCTCCAGAGCAACAGTTCTACCATCACATCAGGACAGGCAGCAGCCATTGCCTCAACGTCTATTATGGTTCCCTTTGGATTGATTTTCATTGTGTTTGCAGTCCACTTCTACAGGTCACTGGTGAGCCATAAAACAGACAGGCAATTTCAAGAACTGAATGAACTTGCTGAATTTGCACGGCTCCAGGATCAGCTGGATCACAGAGGTGATACTATCTCCTCAGCTGTTACCCATTTTGCGTAA
- the ORAI1 gene encoding calcium release-activated calcium channel protein 1 isoform X2 — protein sequence MVEVQLDTEHDYPQGLLIAFSACTTVLVAVHLFALMISTCILPNIEAVSNVHNLNSVKESPHERMHRHIELAWAFSTVIGTLLFLAEVVLLCWVKFLPLKKKTDNALQSNSSTITSGQAAAIASTSIMVPFGLIFIVFAVHFYRSLVSHKTDRQFQELNELAEFARLQDQLDHRGDTISSAVTHFA from the coding sequence ATGGTAGAAGTTCAGCTAGACACAGAACATGACTACCCTCAAGGTCTCTTGATAGCCTTCAGTGCCTGTACTACTGTCCTTGTTGCAGTTCACCTTTTTGCACTCATGATAAGTACCTGCATTCTTCCAAATATAGAGGCTGTTAGCAATGTGCATAATCTCAACTCTGTAAAGGAATCTCCTCATGAGCGTATGCATCGGCACATTGAGCTTGCGTGGGCATTTTCTACTGTCATTGGGACTTTGCTCTTTCTTGCAGAGGTGGTGCTGCTGTGTTGGGTGAAgtttcttcctttaaagaagaaaactgataaTGCGCTCCAGAGCAACAGTTCTACCATCACATCAGGACAGGCAGCAGCCATTGCCTCAACGTCTATTATGGTTCCCTTTGGATTGATTTTCATTGTGTTTGCAGTCCACTTCTACAGGTCACTGGTGAGCCATAAAACAGACAGGCAATTTCAAGAACTGAATGAACTTGCTGAATTTGCACGGCTCCAGGATCAGCTGGATCACAGAGGTGATACTATCTCCTCAGCTGTTACCCATTTTGCGTAA
- the MORN3 gene encoding MORN repeat-containing protein 3, with amino-acid sequence MPIVKHPRATEPLWHEWDRKAQKCGLRHTVYAVNGDQYTGEWLDNLKHGKGTQVWKCTGAIYSGDWKFGKRDGYGSYSIPDPVTKEYKKVYTGWWKNDRKCGYGAMFYPGGERYEGEWSGGQRSGWGQMYYRDGSIYKGQWLEDQPDGQGMLRLPNENRYEGGWKDGKKHGPGKFFYLDKGQLFEGIWAADTPKCGILIDFGRDEAPAPTQYPIPKIELADPDGVLAEAQAMFDDSQS; translated from the exons ATGCCCATTGTAAAACACCCCAGGGCTACAGAGCCTCTCTGGCATGAATGGGAcaggaaagcacagaaatgtgGATTAAGACACACGGTCTATGCTGTAAATGGGGATCAGTATACTGGTGAATGGCTGGACAACTTGAAACACG GTAAAGGCACCCAGGTATGGAAATGCACCGGAGCTATTTATAGCGGTGACTGGAAGTTTGGGAAGAGGGATGGTTATGGCTCATACAGCATTCCTGACCCTGTAACCAAGGAATACAAGAAGGTGTACACAGGCTGGTGGAAAAACGACCGAAAATGC ggCTACGGGGCGATGTTTTACCCCGGCGGGGAGCGCTACGAGGGTGAGTGGAGCGGTGGGCAACGGAGCGGCTGGGGACAGATGTACTACCGGGATGGCTCCATCTACAAGGGGCAGTGGCTGGAGGACCAGCCCGACGGGCAGGGGATGCTGCGGCTGC CAAATGAAAATCGGTACGAAGGAGGttggaaagatggaaagaagcaCGGCCCAGGGAAATTTTTCTACCTGGATAAGGGACAGTTGTTTGAAGGTATCTGGGCAGCAGATACACCAAAATGTGGCATTCTGATTGACTTTGGCAGAGATGAAGCTCCTGCCCCTACTCAGTATCCAATCCCAAAG attgAACTAGCTGATCCAGATGGTGTTTTAGCAGAGGCCCAGGCGATGTTTGATGACAGCCAAAGTTAA